One genomic region from Vanacampus margaritifer isolate UIUO_Vmar chromosome 2, RoL_Vmar_1.0, whole genome shotgun sequence encodes:
- the LOC144043093 gene encoding uncharacterized protein LOC144043093 codes for MCSRTTAKSAEALCGIKEEDEQHLQLRSDVCKEPRVVLHRAGVSENSLCLEQQRPNCSHVKEEEVEKPIHIKKEEEDDLPLTFVPLKSEDGGESGENRGAEPPSSSSSQHMKAEDDGDHCGQSQADNDDILLDSPDTDDEEEEEEEEEEEEEESEGGMPFHTDSTCSLCGKTLSSKFSLKVHMRVHTREKPYACSFCSKRFIDQSTLIKHTRTHTGGKPFTCSVCGKRFAANGHLKRHKLVHTGEKAFACTVCGKSYPVKSNLIQHRRTHTGEKPFTCSVCCRSFSVKADLTRHTRTHTGEKPFACSVCGKRFSVKGTLTDHTRTHTGEKPFSCSVCGKSFSVRTNLATHKRTHTEKNTFSCSVCAKRFSSHAYVKQHKCTYEKNPVGKRCYYRVKMCTRTTANYAEALCGIKEENEQLQLQSGVRKLPLVVLHKADVSENDLGLEQREPESSHIKQEEEEEEEHLYIKMEEEEDDVTKLPLTFVLLKSEDEGESEDNGGAEPGSSSSSQQMTTGLVDHRGPSLQDGLLAPLSDNDDQALQHYPDDDDDDDDDDDERSEGDMAGHADSKCRKCSQCGKAFSSKQGLNVHTRVHTGEKPFACSVCGKRFTEKGTLIKHTRTHTGEKPYTCSVCGKRFTENGHLTRHTRTHTGEKPFVCKVCGKSYSEKSNLTQHTRTHTGEKPFLCSVCGESFSVKSHLTRHARKHTGEKPFACSVCGKRFSVSTSLTDHTRIHTGEKPFTCSVCGKSFSVRTNLAKHKRTHCEEEDFGCTVCGKSFPVKSSLINHARTHRKENIQL; via the exons atgtgttcaagAACGACAGCAAAATCCGCGGAGGCACTTTGTGGAATAAAAGAAGAGGACGAGCAACATCTTCAGCTGCGGAGCGATGTCTGCAAGGAGCCTCGAGTTGTGCTACATAGAGCAG GCGTCAGTGAAAACTCTCTGTGTCTTGAGCAACAGAGGCCCAATTGCTCTCATGTTAAGGAGGAAGAAGTAGAAAAGCCCATTCACATtaaaaaggaggaagaggatgattTGCCATTGACCTTTGTCCCTTTAAAGAGTGAAGATGGAGGTGAGAGTGGGGAGAACAGAGGGGCGGAGcctccaagcagcagctcaagtcAACACATGAAAGCGGAAGATGATGGAGACCACTGTGGACAATCTCAAGCAGATAATGACGACATATTATTGGACTCACCTGACactgatgatgaggaggaggaggaggaggaggaggaggaggaggaagaagagtcTGAAGGTGGTATGCCATTTCACACCGACAGCACATGTTCTCTGTGTGGGAAAACGTTAAGCTCAAAGTTCAGTTTGAAAGTTCACATGAGAGTACATACTAGAGAGAAACCTTATGCCTGCTCATTTTGTAGTAAAAGATTCATTGATCAAAGCACTTtgataaaacacacaagaacacacacgggGGGGAAACCGTTTACTTGTTCAGTTTGTGGCAAAAGATTTGCTGCAAATGGACATTTAAAAAGACACAAACTAGTACACACGGGAGAAAAGGCCTTTGCCTGCACAGTATGTGGCAAAAGCTACCCTGTCAAGTCAAATTTAATACAGCAcagaagaacacacactggagagaaaccttttacgTGCTCAGTTTGTTGTCGAAGCTTCTCTGTGAAGGCAGATTtaacaagacacacaagaacacacacaggagaaaaaccttttgcctgctcagtctGTGGCAAAAGATTCTCTGTAAAAGGAACCTTAACAGaccacacaagaacacacacaggagagaaaccttttagctgttcagtttgtggtaaaagctTCTCTGTCAGGACAAATTTAGCAACGCACAAAAGAACACACACCGAAAAGAACACGTTCAGTTGCAGTGTGTGTGCTAAAAGATTTTCTAGCCATGCTTACGTTAAGCAGCACAAGTGTACATATGAGAAGA ATCCAGTCGGAAAGCGTTGCTATTATCGTGTTAAAATGTGTACAAGAACGACAGCAAACTACGCGGAGGCACTTTGTGGAATTAAAGAAGAGAACGAGCAACTTCAGCTGCAGAGCGGTGTTCGCAAGCTGCCTTTAGTTGTGCTACACAAGGCAG ACGTCAGTGAAAACGACCTTGGTCTTGAGCAACGGGAGCCTGAGTCCTCTCATATTaaacaggaagaagaagaggaggaagagcacCTTTACATcaaaatggaggaggaggaggacgatgTCACCAAATTGCCATTGACGTTTGTCCTTTTAAAGAGTGAAGACGAGGGTGAGAGTGAGGACAACGGAGGGGCGGAGCCTGGAAGCAGTAGCTCAAGTCAACAGATGACAACAGGTCTTGTAGATCACAGGGGACCATCGCTACAAGATGGCCTCTTAGCTCCACTGTCCGATAATGATGACCAAGCATTACAACACtatcctgatgatgatgatgatgatgatgatgatgatgatgaacggTCCGAAGGTGATATGGCAGGTCATGCAGATAGCAAATGCaggaaatgttctcagtgtggcaAAGCATTTAGCTCAAAGCAGGGTTTGAACGTTCACACGAGAgtacacactggagagaaaccttttgcctgctcagtttgtggtaaaagattcacTGAGAAAGGCACTTTGATAAAACACACGAGAACGCACACAGGTGAGAAACCTTACACCTGCTCGGTGTGCGGTAAAAGATTTACTGAAAATGGACATTTAACAAGACACACGAGAacgcacactggagaaaaaccttttgtctGCAAAGTGTGTGGCAAAAGCTATTCTGAAAAGTCCAATTTAACCcagcacacaagaacacacactggagaaaaaccttttctgtgctcagtttgtggtgaaAGCTTCTCTGTGAAGTCACATTTAACAAGACACGCAAGAaaacacactggtgagaaaccttttgcctgctcagtttgtggcaagAGATTCTCTGTAAGTACAAGCTTAACGGATCACACCcgaatccacactggagagaaaccttttacctgctcCGTTTGTGGCAAAAGCTTCTCTGTTAGGACAAATTTAGCAAAGCACAAAAGAACACACTGTGAGGAGGAAGATTTTGGCTGcacagtttgtggtaaaagctTCCCTGTAAAGTCAAGTTTAATAAACCACGCAAGAACACAccgaaaagaaaacattcagttGTAA
- the LOC144044834 gene encoding general transcription factor II-I repeat domain-containing protein 2A-like, whose translation MSEHPKKRKVDNEFRIFNKTWTAKYFFTEIKGKAVCLVCGKQVAVFKEYNLNRHYTTKHEDKYRNLSGEERAMESDALLAKLQTQQGFFTKLHTPRESAVRTSYVISHKIARKSKAFSDGEFIKECLLDSAALMCPEKKGAFENVSLSRRTITKWIEDIAGNLELQLKNRAADFDFFSLALDESCDVRDTAQLLIILRGITADFQITEELAAMQSIKGTTTGNDLFREVNACMAMLGLKWDKLTGVTTDGCPNLTGKNVGLLKRMQDKVTEINPDQKLTFLHCIIHQEVLCKTVLKMKNVVDAVTKIVNFIRARALNHRQFVALLEENEAEHGDISYHCTVRWLSLGKVLKSVWDLRDQIQEFCIQKGHDVPELSDNDWLADLGFAVDVTALMNKLNVKMQSKGLFVHEMYSAVKAFMRKLQLLSSQVKENILTHLPTLKEAKRSGDHLQKYSTMLEALHAEFSRRFQDFKTLESEMHMVSSPFNCSVDDAPSEVQMELIDLQSDTLLTDHFKSVSLLDFYSALKEENFPHLRRHAQRILVLFGSTYHCEQTFSVMKFNKSKHRSSMTDDHLSAVLRIATSDISPDFTALVQAQNRLDYSH comes from the coding sequence ATGTCAGAACAccccaagaaaagaaaagttgataATGAATTCCGTATTTTCAACAAGACATGGACTGCCAAATATTTCTTCACAGAAATTAAAGGTAAAGCAGTGTGCTTAGTCTGTGGTAAACAGGTTGCTGTGTTTAAAGAATATAATTTGAATCGCCACTACACGACCAAGCATGAAGATAAATACAGAAATCTGTCTGGTGAAGAGCGTGCAATGGAGTCTGATGCATTGCTTGCAAAACTACAAACCCAACAAGGATTTTTCACTAAACTTCACACTCCCAGAGAATCAGCCGTCAGGACAAGTTATGTCATTTCTCACAAAATCGCCAGAAAAAGTAAGGCATTTTCCGACGGAGAGTTTATTAAGGAGTGTTTATTGGACTCTGCTGCGCTGATGTGCCCAGAGAAAAAGGGCGCGTTTGAGAACGTGTCACTCTCCCGACGCACTATAACCAAGTGGATTGAGGACATCGCGGGAAACTTAGAGCTTCAGCTGAAGAACAGAGCGGccgactttgactttttttctctggcTTTGGATGAGAGCTGCGATGTACGTGACACCGCCCAGCTGCTCATCATCTTACGTGGGATAACCGCAGACTTTCAAATCACGGAGGAGTTGGCAGCCATGCAGTCAATAAAAGGGACAACCACAGGTAATGACTTGTTCAGAGAGGTAAATGCATGTATGGCCATGTTAGGACTGAAATGGGACAAGCTTACAGGTGTGACAACAGATGGTTGTCCAAATCTGACCGGGAAAAATGTTGGACTTTTAAAGAGAATGCAGGATAAAGTGACAGAAATTAACCCTGATcagaaattgacatttttgcattgtatcatacatcaggaagtgttgtgtaagacagtgttaaaaatgaaaaatgtcgtTGATGCTGTCACTAAAATAGTTAACTTCATCAGAGCGAGAGCTTTAAATCACAGACAGTTTGTTGCTTTGTTGGAGGAAAATGAGGCTGAACATGGTGACATAAGCTATCACTGCACTGTTAGGTGGCTCAGCCTTGGCAAGGTTCTGAAAAGTGTCTGGGACCTGAGAGACCAGATTCAAGAGTTCTGTATTCAGAAAGGTCATGACGTCCCAGAACTTTCAGATAACGACTGGTTGGCAGACCTCGGATTCGCTGTGGATGTGACTGCACTAATGAACAAACTAAATGTCAAAATGCAGAGCAAGGGCCTTTTTGTGCATGAGATGTACAGTGCAGTGAAGGCTTTCATGAGAAAACTGCAGCTTCTCTCAAGCCAAGTGAAGGAAAACATTCTGACCCACTTGCCAACACTTAAGGAAGCCAAAAGATCAGGTGATCATCTCCAAAAGTACTCAACCATGTTAGAAGCATTGCATGCAGAGTTTTCAAGGCGATTTCAAGATTTCAAAACTCTTGAGAGTGAAATGCACATGGTTTCTTCTCCCTTCAACTGCAGTGTGGATGATGCACCAAGTGAAGTTCAGATGGAACTCATTGATCTGCAGTCTGACACACTTCTGACAGATCACTTCAAGTCAGTCTCACTGCTGGACTTTTACTCCGCCCTCAAAGAGGAGAACTTTCCACACCTGAGGAGGCATGCTCAGAGGATCCTAGTCCTCTTTGGATCTACCTATCATTGTGAACAGACATTCTCAGTTATGAAGTTCAACAAATCCAAACACAGATCCTCTATGACTGATGACCACCTCTCAGCTGTCCTTCGCATAGCCACTTCAGACATTTCGCCAGATTTCACTGCCCTTGTTCAAGCCCAGAACAGACTGGATTATTCTCACTGA
- the LOC144043009 gene encoding uncharacterized protein LOC144043009 isoform X2 codes for MRRACHASVSSVHPRHQQWEKRMSPGGRTTAEYVEEVCGIKEENEQQHHQLLDADSNEPRVASKSDADEKYLHACQQEPDFPQIKEEEEEQPCITEAEKPFCIKDVEERDKGEGEENKGAEPPSSKSSQHLTVTESHSRRMKEKRGCSLISITHNLRCR; via the exons ATGCGTCGTGCGTGTCATGCGTCG GTGTCGAGTGTGCACCCTCGGCACCAACAATGGGAAAAAAGAATGAGTCCAGGCGGCAG AACGACAGCTGAGTACGTGGAGGAAGTTTGtggaataaaagaagaaaatgagcaACAACACCACCAACTGCTGGACGCTGATTCCAACGAGCCTCGTGTTGCGAGCAAATCAG ACGCCGATGAGAAATATCTTCATGCTTGTCAACAAGAACCAGATTTCCCTCAaattaaagaggaggaggaggagcaaccTTGTATCACAGAGGCGGAAAAACCCTTTTGCATCAAAGACGTGGAGGAGAGAGATAAGGGTGAGGgtgaagagaacaaaggggcggagcctccaagcagcaagtcaagtcaacacTTAACAG TCACAGAGAGCCACAGCAGAaggatgaaagaaaaaagaggtTGCAGCTTGATTTCAATTacacataatttgag ATGTCGGTGA
- the LOC144043009 gene encoding uncharacterized protein LOC144043009 isoform X1 gives MRRACHASVSSVHPRHQQWEKRMSPGGRTTAEYVEEVCGIKEENEQQHHQLLDADSNEPRVASKSDADEKYLHACQQEPDFPQIKEEEEEQPCITEAEKPFCIKDVEERDKGEGEENKGAEPPSSKSSQHLTDVGEKYLSPWQQEADFPQIKKEEEEKPFPIKNVEEEKINKSLLTFVTFKSEDHDRDESKENGGAEPAGSSSSQHLTTEGDADLCGPSHQVHHDDTSDFTDTDDDDDEYDDNERQGFECSQCGKKFKTKWYLNTHMRTHTGEKPFICSVCGETFHAKRHLKSHTRRHTGEKPFICSVCGKRFAVKIVLISHARTHTGEKPFSCSDCDKSFPGKSSLQRHKKTHTGEKHYACSICGKRFHLKAYLTRHSITHSGERAFACSVCGQRFSQSGNLKTHKRTHTGEKPFPCAICAKTFSSKQQAQKHKCSGQIKNGH, from the exons ATGCGTCGTGCGTGTCATGCGTCG GTGTCGAGTGTGCACCCTCGGCACCAACAATGGGAAAAAAGAATGAGTCCAGGCGGCAG AACGACAGCTGAGTACGTGGAGGAAGTTTGtggaataaaagaagaaaatgagcaACAACACCACCAACTGCTGGACGCTGATTCCAACGAGCCTCGTGTTGCGAGCAAATCAG ACGCCGATGAGAAATATCTTCATGCTTGTCAACAAGAACCAGATTTCCCTCAaattaaagaggaggaggaggagcaaccTTGTATCACAGAGGCGGAAAAACCCTTTTGCATCAAAGACGTGGAGGAGAGAGATAAGGGTGAGGgtgaagagaacaaaggggcggagcctccaagcagcaagtcaagtcaacacTTAACAG ATGTCGGTGAAAAATATCTCAGTCCTTGGCAGCAGGAGGCAGATTTCCCTCAAattaaaaaggaggaggaggaaaagccCTTTCCTATCAAAAATGTCGAAGAGGAGAAAATCAACAAGTCATTACTGACATTTGTCACTTTCAAGAGTGAAGATCATGACAGGGATGAGAGTAAAGAGAACGGAGGGGCGGAGCCTGCAGGCAGCAGCTCAAGTCAACACTTGACAACAGAAGGCGATGCCGACCTCTGTGGACCATCACATCAAGTGCATCATGATGACACGTCAGACTTTACAGACactgacgatgacgacgatgagtACGACGACAATGAACGTCAAGGCTTcgaatgttctcagtgtgggaaaaaattcaaaacaaagtgGTATTTGAACActcacatgagaacacacactggagaaaaacctttcatctgctcagtttgtggtgaaACATTCCACGCAAAGAGACATTTAAAAAGTCACACAAGAcgacacactggagaaaaacctttcatctgctcagtttgtggtaaaagattcgCTGTGAAAATAGTTTTGATAAGTCacgcaagaacacacactggagagaaaccgtTTTCCTGCTCAGATTGTGACAAAAGCTTTCCTGGAAAATCAAGTTTACaaaggcacaaaaaaacacacactggagaaaaacattatgcctgctcaatttgtggtAAACGATTCCATCTAAAGGCATATTTAACAAGACACTCAATTACACACAGTGGAGAAAGAGCTTTTGCCTGTTCGGTTTGTGGCCAAAGATTCTCTCAAAGCGGTAATTTGAAAACGCacaaaagaacacacactggagagaaaccttttcctTGTGCAATTTGTGCTAAAACATTCTCCAGTAAACAGCAGGCTCAAAAACACAAGTGCTCTGGTCAAATCAAAAATGGTcattga